The following coding sequences lie in one Chanos chanos chromosome 4, fChaCha1.1, whole genome shotgun sequence genomic window:
- the mgab gene encoding T-box transcription factor TBX6: MGLLYMLNLDYPKEFKYTFEVIQRLSMGIGLDSCTLSDLATEDLPVGSVSPSVCVSLKPGEISEDSGNQAVNLMTKEGDRTHVLPSITHTQIHDEPSFDVSNITVTLENDSVWSRFHSYGTEMVLSKSGRRMFPCCRFSLEGLEPDCKYLLVMDVVPVDGSRYRWNGKMWDASGSGEPHVLRRVYVHPDSPSLGRHWMEGPVSFYKMKLTNNVMDQDGHVVLHSMHRYLPRLHVVPVRRGSEELAPLDSPNVRVFTFPKTEFYTVTCYQNPIITQLKIDLNPFARAYRDDNQEARFLKSKLKFSFLGNKDVLSSPLTLTQDALPSLNSDLR, encoded by the exons ATGGGACTGCTGTACATGCTGAACCTTGACTATCCAAAGGAATTTAAATACACCTTTGAGGTGATTCAGCGCCTGTCAATGGGAATTGGGTTGGACTCATGTACTCTGAG TGACCTAGCCACGGAGGATCTCCCAGTTGGTTCAGTTTCTCCTTCAGTCTGCGTCTCTCTGAAGCCAGGTGAAATCAGCGAGGACAGTGGGAACCAGGCAGTCAATTTAATGACCAAAGAAGGGGACCGCACACATGTCTTACCTTCCATCACACATACTCAGATCCATGACGAGCCAAGTTTTGATGTCAGTAACATTACAGTCACTCTTGAGAATGACTCTGTATGGAGTCGATTCCACAGCTATGGCACTGAGATGGTACTCTCAAAGTCAGGGAGACGCATGTTTCCCTGCTGTCGGTTCAGTTTGGAAGGCTTGGAGCCAGATTGCAAATACCTCTTGGTCATGGACGTCGTGCCTGTGGATGGCTCACGGTACCGGTGGAATGGAAAGATGTGGGATGCCAGTGGGAGTGGGGAGCCCCATGTGCTCAGGCGAGTGTACGTCCATCCTGACTCCCCTTCCTTGGGCCGTCACTGGATGGAAGGCCCAGTGTCCTTCTACAAGATGAAGCTGACTAATAATGTGATGGACCAAGACGGCCATGTGGTTCTGCACTCTATGCACCGTTATTTGCCTCGTCTTCACGTGGTGCCTGTAAGACGTGGTTCGGAGGAGCTTGCTCCACTGGATAGTCCAAATGTCCGCGTGTTCACCTTCCCCAAGACAGAGTTCTATACTGTTACCTGTTACCAAAATCCAATAATCACCCAGCTTAAAATTGACTTAAACCCCTTTGCCAGGGCCTATAGGGATGACAATCAGGAAGCCCGTTTCCTGAAGTCAAAACTTAAGTTCTCTTTTCTGGGAAACAAAGatgtgctct